The proteins below come from a single Deltaproteobacteria bacterium genomic window:
- a CDS encoding TIGR03617 family F420-dependent LLM class oxidoreductase yields the protein MSASLRDVPAAARAAEQMGFDALWTAETSHDPFFPLVVAAEHTERIKLGTSIAVAFPRSPMVLAEIGWDLQALSKGRFILGLGTQVKGHNERRFGVRWEHPGPKLREMIQMIRAIWDCWQNGTRPSFVGKFYNFTLMTPFFNPGPIEWPKIPIYIAGVNEYMCRLAGEVCDGFHAHPFHSIKYLTETVIPNMEKGAAKAGRSVKDCALSSTAFVITGANRDEIEAAKAPVRQQISFYASTRTYIGVLEAHGWGETCIRLNEKAAKGDWAGMANEITDEMLEVYAITGTYDEIADKVKTKYAGLLGRVAFYFPFSGGRDDARWRKIVATFNG from the coding sequence ATGAGTGCTTCGTTGCGCGATGTGCCGGCCGCTGCCCGCGCTGCTGAGCAGATGGGATTCGACGCGCTGTGGACGGCCGAAACCAGTCACGATCCATTCTTCCCATTGGTGGTGGCGGCGGAACACACCGAGCGGATCAAGCTCGGCACCTCGATTGCCGTCGCGTTCCCGCGCAGTCCGATGGTGCTAGCGGAGATCGGGTGGGACCTGCAGGCGCTGTCGAAGGGACGTTTCATCCTCGGCCTAGGGACGCAGGTGAAGGGACACAACGAGCGCCGCTTCGGCGTGCGCTGGGAACACCCAGGCCCGAAGCTCCGCGAGATGATCCAAATGATCCGCGCGATCTGGGACTGCTGGCAAAATGGCACCCGGCCGAGCTTCGTCGGCAAGTTCTACAATTTCACGTTGATGACGCCCTTCTTCAATCCGGGGCCGATCGAGTGGCCGAAGATTCCCATCTACATTGCCGGGGTCAACGAATACATGTGTCGGCTGGCGGGTGAGGTATGCGATGGCTTCCACGCGCATCCATTTCATTCGATCAAGTATCTCACCGAGACGGTGATCCCAAATATGGAGAAGGGCGCGGCCAAAGCGGGGCGCAGCGTCAAGGACTGCGCGCTGTCGAGTACCGCGTTCGTCATCACCGGCGCCAATCGCGATGAGATCGAGGCGGCCAAGGCGCCGGTGCGGCAACAGATCTCGTTCTATGCCTCGACCCGCACCTACATAGGCGTGCTCGAAGCGCACGGTTGGGGCGAGACCTGCATTCGGTTGAACGAGAAGGCGGCGAAGGGCGATTGGGCCGGGATGGCGAACGAGATCACCGACGAGATGCTCGAGGTCTACGCGATCACCGGTACCTACGACGAGATCGCCGACAAGGTGAAGACCAAGTACGCCGGGTTGCTCGGCCGTGTCGCGTTCTACTTCCCGTTCAGCGGCGGGCGCGATGACGCGCGCTGGCGCAAGATCGTGGCGACGTTCAACGGCTAG
- a CDS encoding CDP-alcohol phosphatidyltransferase family protein has product MAAWYSRAMLDSAFGKPGATIDRALNHLADVCVRWTITPNALTYAAVVLGIVAGGLFALDWMWTALGVVLLSGVADAIDGRVARRGSGSTRWGGVLDLTFDRVVEAAVLLGIALPRPAWHAPALVLAATWYVNLCVFLAIGAASEGASAKVIHYAPGLLERAELLVLALVVVALPSLAPTAAYVYAALEVVTATQRFTYGRRALGSLR; this is encoded by the coding sequence ATGGCAGCGTGGTATAGTCGCGCCATGCTCGACAGCGCGTTTGGCAAACCCGGCGCGACGATCGACCGCGCACTCAATCACCTCGCCGACGTGTGCGTGCGGTGGACGATTACCCCGAACGCGCTGACCTACGCCGCGGTCGTGCTCGGAATTGTCGCGGGGGGACTCTTCGCCCTCGACTGGATGTGGACGGCTCTCGGCGTCGTGTTGTTGTCCGGGGTAGCCGACGCGATCGATGGCCGGGTCGCTCGACGCGGCAGCGGTAGCACGCGCTGGGGTGGCGTGCTCGATCTAACCTTCGACCGCGTAGTAGAAGCCGCGGTGCTACTCGGCATCGCCCTGCCCCGCCCGGCGTGGCATGCGCCAGCACTCGTGCTAGCGGCGACATGGTACGTCAACCTCTGCGTGTTCCTCGCCATCGGCGCCGCCAGCGAGGGGGCCAGCGCGAAAGTGATTCACTACGCCCCCGGGTTGTTGGAGCGCGCGGAGCTGCTCGTGCTCGCGCTGGTGGTGGTTGCGCTCCCCAGTCTCGCGCCAACGGCGGCATACGTTTACGCAGCGCTCGAAGTGGTCACCGCGACTCAGCGGTTCACCTACGGCCGCCGCGCGCTCGGCAGCCTCCGATGA
- a CDS encoding tetratricopeptide repeat protein has protein sequence MAHTAPTVESTTSRPRMLAASALPVLLGVACYANTLRNGFVWDDPVIVERQLSAFTSWRALVVPPVDLEFASTYYRPLVFVTYLFDNWFGGGAAWAFHATPLVAHALVAWLVFVLGVRLGIGVRAAVMGSALFAVHPIHTESVAWIAGRSDVLAALCLLPALMVLRMNRARRLVIAAVLVLGALLSKETAVCAAVLLPIAGVVMSRVPARQRWQDWITVGLAVVVYAALRVDAGAVTPREPAHMPEVAWLLAFVGLYMTKLVMPYNLNLLITSAQPLWLYTTLSLAVVVGVIWYLVRGRPDPAARFLLAWVGLTLVPALLPIVWRVPAAPFAERYLYLPSIGFCLLVAHWATRWSAAGARRTLIVTVATALVVVVGAAGTVRRNQTWHNDLSLWSATAARDPDLWLPRFELAKASDAAGQPAVAERAYREALARADATGVPLILNNLGSLYMHTGRNEDAEPLLRQAVAAKADYPDPLYNLGVLYWNRGKSALDRGDGRGAGDALANARQFLEAALQVSPRLTPAHYALGSLGLMTNDLALAREHLEMTIRLAPTSREAEFARPLLNRLAVRP, from the coding sequence GTGTCGCGTGTTACGCCAACACATTGCGTAACGGTTTCGTCTGGGACGATCCGGTGATCGTCGAGCGCCAATTGTCGGCGTTTACAAGCTGGCGCGCGTTGGTGGTTCCGCCAGTCGATCTCGAGTTTGCAAGCACGTACTACCGACCGTTGGTGTTCGTGACCTATCTTTTCGACAATTGGTTTGGTGGCGGTGCGGCGTGGGCGTTCCACGCCACGCCGCTGGTAGCGCATGCGTTGGTCGCGTGGCTGGTGTTCGTGCTTGGCGTGAGGCTGGGCATCGGCGTGCGGGCGGCGGTGATGGGTTCGGCCCTCTTCGCCGTTCACCCGATTCACACCGAATCAGTGGCTTGGATCGCCGGTCGCTCCGATGTGCTGGCGGCGCTGTGCCTTCTCCCCGCGTTGATGGTGCTGCGGATGAACCGGGCCCGGCGCCTAGTGATTGCGGCGGTGCTCGTACTCGGCGCGCTGTTGAGCAAGGAAACGGCAGTGTGTGCCGCGGTGCTGTTGCCGATCGCAGGCGTCGTGATGAGTCGCGTTCCGGCACGTCAGCGATGGCAGGACTGGATCACCGTTGGCCTTGCCGTGGTCGTCTATGCCGCGCTGCGGGTCGACGCGGGAGCGGTGACGCCGCGCGAGCCGGCCCACATGCCAGAGGTCGCGTGGCTGCTGGCGTTCGTTGGGCTCTACATGACCAAACTGGTCATGCCCTACAATCTCAACTTGCTGATTACCTCGGCACAGCCGCTGTGGCTGTACACGACGCTCTCGCTCGCGGTGGTAGTTGGTGTCATCTGGTACTTGGTACGTGGCAGGCCGGACCCGGCCGCACGGTTTCTCCTCGCATGGGTCGGCCTGACACTGGTGCCTGCGCTTTTGCCGATCGTCTGGCGGGTCCCCGCGGCGCCGTTTGCTGAGCGCTATCTCTACCTCCCCTCGATCGGTTTCTGTTTGCTGGTCGCGCACTGGGCGACGCGATGGTCTGCGGCCGGCGCACGCCGGACGCTGATCGTGACCGTAGCCACAGCGTTGGTGGTGGTTGTTGGAGCGGCCGGCACGGTTCGCCGCAACCAGACCTGGCACAATGACCTGTCGCTGTGGAGTGCCACCGCCGCGCGTGATCCAGATCTGTGGCTCCCGCGCTTTGAATTGGCGAAGGCGTCGGACGCGGCCGGCCAGCCCGCGGTCGCAGAACGCGCCTACCGCGAGGCACTGGCGCGCGCCGATGCGACAGGTGTGCCGCTCATCCTAAACAATCTCGGCTCGCTCTACATGCACACCGGTCGTAACGAGGATGCTGAGCCACTCTTGCGCCAAGCGGTGGCGGCCAAGGCTGACTATCCAGATCCGCTCTACAATTTGGGGGTGCTGTACTGGAATCGCGGCAAGAGTGCGCTCGATCGCGGTGATGGTCGTGGGGCTGGCGATGCCTTGGCCAACGCGCGACAGTTTTTGGAAGCCGCGCTACAGGTGAGCCCGCGTCTCACGCCCGCCCACTACGCGCTCGGCTCGCTGGGTCTCATGACGAACGACCTCGCGCTTGCGCGCGAGCACCTTGAAATGACCATACGCCTGGCGCCGACTAGCCGCGAAGCCGAGTTCGCGCGTCCGTTGCTGAACCGGCTGGCGGTGAGGCCGTGA